The Bradyrhizobium ottawaense genome window below encodes:
- a CDS encoding Crp/Fnr family transcriptional regulator, protein MSKQAEFAVILKMNAMFADLGADELQRLSNLCHTQHLGNGEVLFQKGDAGNALFGVRRGQVRIETGASDGSRLTLNFMGPGDLFGEVAVLDGQNRTADATAGEASELFVLRREDFLSFLEREPKVAIKIIALLCQRIRWQSERMEESMLQPLPVRLARRLCALAADFGSEVHISQEQLGVFVGAARESVNRQLQAWRKEAILDLQRGRILLRNMTKLTAIARNE, encoded by the coding sequence ATGAGCAAGCAGGCCGAATTTGCGGTCATTTTGAAGATGAACGCGATGTTCGCGGATCTCGGTGCAGACGAGCTCCAGCGGCTGTCCAATCTCTGTCACACCCAGCACCTGGGGAACGGCGAGGTGCTGTTCCAGAAGGGTGATGCCGGCAACGCGCTGTTCGGCGTGCGCCGCGGCCAGGTCCGCATCGAGACAGGTGCCTCCGACGGCAGCCGGCTGACGCTCAATTTCATGGGCCCGGGCGACCTGTTCGGCGAGGTCGCGGTGCTGGACGGCCAGAATCGGACCGCGGATGCGACCGCGGGCGAGGCCAGCGAATTGTTCGTGCTGCGGCGCGAAGATTTTCTCAGCTTCCTCGAACGCGAGCCGAAGGTCGCGATCAAGATCATCGCGCTGCTGTGCCAGCGCATCCGCTGGCAGAGCGAGCGCATGGAGGAATCCATGCTGCAGCCGCTGCCGGTGCGCCTCGCGCGGCGGCTCTGCGCACTCGCCGCCGATTTCGGTTCCGAGGTGCACATCTCGCAGGAGCAGCTCGGCGTCTTCGTCGGCGCCGCCCGCGAAAGCGTCAACCGCCAGCTGCAGGCCTGGCGCAAGGAAGCGATCCTCGATCTCCAGCGCGGCCGCATCCTGCTGCGGAACATGACCAAGCTGACCGCGATCGCGCGGAACGAGTAG
- a CDS encoding DUF6883 domain-containing protein: MTHIPNGEKASVDIRKIEDYCLNPLHPRGRHKARVFRDALDLQRGDAMWLRDALLEAAISGDASEVATDRWGTHWRVDVLLRRHRKQAVVRTAWIIRVGDDRPTFVTCWVL; this comes from the coding sequence ATGACGCACATCCCGAATGGTGAGAAAGCGAGCGTCGACATTCGGAAGATCGAAGATTATTGCCTCAATCCCTTGCATCCACGCGGCCGGCATAAGGCAAGAGTTTTCCGCGACGCACTAGACCTTCAGCGTGGAGATGCCATGTGGCTTCGCGACGCACTGCTGGAAGCCGCAATTTCCGGCGATGCGTCCGAAGTTGCGACGGATCGCTGGGGCACCCACTGGCGGGTGGATGTCCTGCTCAGGCGACATCGAAAGCAAGCTGTGGTAAGAACCGCATGGATCATACGGGTCGGCGACGACCGGCCGACCTTTGTCACCTGTTGGGTGCTATGA
- a CDS encoding DUF4926 domain-containing protein, which yields MSATNKKEDRAPRALDVVALLANLPEHRLARGNVGTIVEEFDDETVLVEFSDDDGRPYAVAPCLRSELLLLHYVPEAA from the coding sequence ATGAGCGCAACGAACAAGAAGGAAGATCGGGCACCGCGAGCGCTGGACGTCGTCGCATTGCTCGCAAACCTGCCTGAGCACAGGTTGGCGAGGGGAAACGTTGGCACGATCGTCGAAGAGTTCGACGACGAGACAGTACTTGTCGAATTCAGCGACGACGATGGGCGGCCCTACGCCGTTGCGCCCTGTTTGCGATCCGAGCTGCTGCTCTTGCACTATGTGCCGGAGGCAGCCTAG